A region from the Palaemon carinicauda isolate YSFRI2023 chromosome 16, ASM3689809v2, whole genome shotgun sequence genome encodes:
- the LOC137655401 gene encoding uncharacterized protein — MKRNTKKIFHVTGTEEDNERSRLAKKEAKVLVAQSKQEALDNVYEDLDTKGGSKEDLQDYGNPNLGMVRDLDREEIKVALSQMKNGKATGPDEIPVEIFKCLGEFGEDMLWDLMKNMHRKE, encoded by the exons atgaagagaaatacaaagaaaatatttcatgtaacaggcactgaagaagataatgagagaagtagattagcaaagaaagaagcaaaagtATTGGTGGCACAGTCAAAACAAGAAGCATTagataatgtatatgaagatttggacacaaaGGGAGGGTCAAAAGAGGATTTACAAGATT atggaaatccaaatttaggaatggtaagagatttagatagagaagaaattaaggttgccctcagccagatgaaaaatggtaaagctacgggacctgatgagatcccagtggaaATCTTCAAATGCTTGGGGGAATTTGGAGAggatatgctgtgggatctgatgaaaaatATGCACAGAAAAGAATAG
- the LOC137655400 gene encoding uncharacterized protein, with product MINIPNKERLLIYGDLNGHVGRNSHGLEGALGDRNQDGERVIAFAVALNMAVINAFFEKQSEYLTTYKCGEQESYIDIVLDSRVDLKEIRYCKIFPGEAVTPQHRLLRVDYYRKRTIRGRQEMISKIKWWKLKEPDYRDRFIERILVELGTWDYEDVDEWWERNISILKKKIVGREDLGISAGKGSGDKETW from the coding sequence ATGATTAACATACCAAATAAAGAACGGTTACTGATATATGGAGACCTAAATGGTCATGTAGGGAGAAATAGCCATGGACTAGAAGGGGCTTTGGGAGATCGGAATCAAGATGGTGAAAGAGTTATAGCCTTTGCTGTAGCCTTGAATATGGCAGTAATCAACGCTTTCTTTGAAAAGCAGTCAGAGTATCTTACAACGTATAAATGTGGTGAACAAGAATCGTATATTGATATTGTATTAGATAGTAGGGTGGATCTAAAAGAGATAAGATACTGTAAAATATTCCCGGGAGAAGCTGTAACTCCCCAGCATAGACTCTTGAGAGTAGACTATTATAGGAAGAGAACAATAAGAGGTAGGCAAGAGatgatttcaaagataaaatggtgGAAGCTGAAAGAACCAGATTATAGGGATAGATTCATAGAGAGGATTTTAGTCGAGCTTGGCACCTGGGATTATGAAGATGTGGATGAATGGTGGGAACGGAACATcagtattctgaaaaaaaaaatagttggcaGAGAAGATTTAGGGATATCGGCAGGAAAAGGGTCAGGAGACAAAGAAACTTGGTAG